In one window of Chloroflexota bacterium DNA:
- a CDS encoding amidohydrolase family protein: MQVIDCDAHIDETEDTWEFLAADEQHFKPTTGYPSNPDPTRPPTRYWMIDGHRQPRLHRDDKRSQTTVETRELLDPMARVRHMDELGTEVQVIYPSLMLVGVTENPVVETALRRAYNRWLADRTEKTGGRLRWVCLPPMSNIEAAIEEMRFAKAHGACGIFKKGDREGGHWVSEEYFYPIWEECQRLDMAVCFHTGSGTPDFTSAKEFDHARYMRISVPPLNAFQALVTFNVPYKFPGVRWGFIEAGSSWVPYLVYKIIRGASKGSRRASGGYAYTDKSDVVRLNNLYVTCQVDEDLPYIMQYTGEDRLLVGSDYTHADPSEERHFALHLQERADKGEIPQSAVRRITYDNGKAFYGLS; this comes from the coding sequence ATGCAGGTTATCGACTGTGACGCGCACATCGACGAGACCGAGGACACGTGGGAGTTTCTGGCTGCAGACGAGCAGCATTTCAAGCCAACGACGGGGTACCCATCCAATCCAGACCCCACGCGACCGCCAACCCGGTACTGGATGATCGACGGGCACCGCCAGCCGCGCCTGCACCGGGACGACAAGCGCAGCCAGACGACGGTGGAGACGCGGGAGCTATTGGACCCGATGGCGCGCGTTCGCCACATGGATGAGCTGGGGACCGAAGTCCAGGTCATCTATCCATCCCTCATGTTGGTGGGGGTCACGGAAAACCCCGTCGTGGAGACGGCGCTCCGGCGCGCGTACAACCGCTGGCTGGCGGACCGCACCGAGAAGACCGGCGGACGCCTTCGCTGGGTCTGCCTGCCCCCCATGTCGAACATCGAGGCCGCTATCGAAGAGATGCGCTTCGCGAAGGCTCACGGCGCCTGCGGCATCTTCAAGAAGGGCGACCGGGAGGGCGGCCACTGGGTGAGCGAGGAATACTTCTATCCGATCTGGGAGGAGTGCCAGCGGCTGGACATGGCCGTCTGCTTCCACACCGGCTCCGGCACGCCGGACTTCACCTCAGCGAAGGAGTTCGACCACGCGCGGTACATGCGGATCAGCGTCCCGCCTCTCAACGCTTTCCAAGCGCTGGTCACCTTCAACGTTCCATACAAGTTCCCCGGCGTGCGCTGGGGCTTCATCGAAGCCGGCTCGTCCTGGGTGCCGTACCTCGTATACAAGATCATCCGAGGCGCGTCGAAAGGGAGCCGCCGCGCGTCTGGCGGGTACGCGTACACCGATAAGTCGGACGTGGTGCGCCTGAACAACCTGTACGTGACGTGCCAGGTGGACGAAGATCTGCCCTACATCATGCAGTACACGGGCGAGGATCGCTTGCTGGTCGGATCCGACTATACGCACGCGGACCCGTCCGAGGAGCGTCACTTCGCGCTGCACCTTCAGGAGCGCGCCGACAAGGGTGAGATCCCGCAAAGCGCCGTCCGCCGCATCACCTACGACAACGGCAAGGCCT
- a CDS encoding enoyl-CoA hydratase-related protein, with amino-acid sequence MPTIHYEKRDDHIVVMTMEGDNDLNIGVVNAELHDRIDEFAADDGLWCAVITGAGRRAFSAGGDMKRRAAFNAGELLEPAGSPAYNSSRPTIITGLPMWKPVIAAVNGYCLGAAFALALACDIRVASENAEFSMPELKLGSPGSLGVPQRLPRLIPLGPALEMLLTGDRINAQQALQWGLVNRVVPQPDLMDAALEMARRVVANPPLGVRSTKEAVIRSLEMPFAEAMRLTTLLYQPNRGTEDAKEAHRARIEKRKPVYRGR; translated from the coding sequence ATGCCGACGATCCACTACGAGAAGCGCGACGACCACATCGTCGTCATGACCATGGAGGGCGACAATGACCTGAACATCGGCGTGGTGAATGCGGAGCTGCACGACCGCATCGACGAATTCGCGGCGGACGACGGCCTGTGGTGCGCCGTCATCACCGGGGCGGGCAGGCGCGCGTTTTCGGCGGGCGGCGACATGAAGCGCCGGGCCGCGTTCAACGCGGGGGAGCTTTTGGAACCAGCCGGAAGCCCGGCATACAACTCGTCCCGTCCGACCATCATCACCGGGCTTCCGATGTGGAAGCCGGTCATCGCGGCGGTTAATGGTTATTGCCTTGGAGCCGCCTTCGCGCTCGCCCTCGCGTGTGACATTCGGGTCGCGTCGGAAAACGCGGAGTTCTCCATGCCCGAGCTGAAGCTGGGCTCGCCCGGAAGCTTGGGGGTGCCGCAGCGCTTGCCGCGCCTGATTCCCCTGGGCCCTGCACTGGAGATGCTGCTCACCGGCGACCGGATCAACGCGCAGCAAGCGCTTCAGTGGGGCCTGGTGAACCGCGTCGTGCCGCAGCCCGACCTGATGGATGCCGCGCTGGAGATGGCCCGGCGCGTCGTGGCCAATCCCCCGCTCGGCGTGCGCAGCACGAAGGAAGCGGTCATCCGCTCGCTGGAGATGCCGTTTGCCGAGGCGATGCGTCTGACGACGCTGCTCTACCAGCCGAACCGGGGCACCGAGGACGCGAAGGAAGCGCACCGCGCCCGGATCGAGAAGCGCAAGCCCGTCTACAGGGGGAGATAG
- a CDS encoding CoA transferase — protein MAHALDGIKVIDVAINYAGPTVSMYLADQGADVVKVERRITGDTSRRSGNTPFLKLNSRHYMGINRGKRSITVDITKAQGQEIVRELARTADVIVENFRPGVMDRLGLGYDALSAINPRLIYASLTAYGPKGPYAKRAGFNRLVEGLAGALFRRDGDGRPLGSGIWIADWSAPMLMAYGITLALLARERTGRGQRVESSLLHAAVAMQLGDMTVVENDPTPPREENPSGYGSFLCSDGVYINIGAYLPHQWARLCRVLDVPHLGDDPRVTDPLRRGELHEEAWPVFEGIFATQTSGEWLKALNDADVPCAPIVDRPNVRFEEQIIANELIVPVDHPVVGRTYIAGTLVKLSDMPSVPLEPAPTLGQHTNEILSELGYSDERIVELRKAEVV, from the coding sequence ATGGCCCACGCCCTGGACGGAATAAAGGTCATCGACGTCGCCATCAACTACGCGGGCCCCACCGTCAGCATGTATCTGGCGGACCAGGGAGCGGACGTCGTCAAGGTGGAGCGCCGAATCACCGGTGACACCTCGCGGCGCTCGGGCAACACACCATTTCTCAAGCTGAACAGCCGTCATTACATGGGGATCAACCGCGGCAAGCGCAGCATCACCGTGGACATCACCAAGGCGCAGGGGCAGGAGATCGTTCGCGAGCTGGCGCGCACCGCGGACGTGATCGTCGAGAACTTCCGGCCGGGCGTGATGGATCGGCTGGGGCTCGGCTACGACGCCCTGTCCGCCATCAACCCGCGCCTCATCTACGCGTCGCTCACGGCCTACGGCCCGAAGGGGCCATACGCGAAGCGCGCCGGTTTCAATCGCCTGGTCGAGGGGCTGGCCGGCGCGCTATTCCGTCGTGATGGCGATGGGCGGCCCCTGGGGTCGGGGATCTGGATCGCCGACTGGTCTGCGCCGATGCTCATGGCGTACGGGATCACCCTCGCACTTCTCGCGCGCGAGCGGACCGGGCGCGGTCAACGTGTGGAGTCGTCGCTGCTGCACGCCGCGGTCGCCATGCAGCTTGGGGACATGACCGTAGTGGAGAACGATCCCACTCCGCCGCGAGAGGAGAACCCGTCTGGCTATGGCAGCTTTCTGTGCTCAGACGGCGTCTACATCAATATCGGCGCGTATCTTCCCCATCAATGGGCCAGGCTCTGCCGGGTGCTGGACGTGCCGCACCTCGGCGACGATCCACGGGTCACCGACCCGCTGCGCCGCGGCGAGCTGCATGAGGAAGCATGGCCCGTGTTCGAAGGGATCTTCGCCACGCAGACGTCGGGTGAGTGGCTGAAGGCGCTCAATGACGCCGACGTGCCCTGCGCGCCCATCGTGGACCGGCCGAACGTTCGATTCGAGGAGCAGATCATCGCGAACGAGCTCATTGTGCCGGTGGACCACCCGGTTGTTGGGCGAACCTATATCGCCGGCACCCTGGTCAAGCTCTCCGATATGCCGAGCGTCCCGTTGGAGCCAGCGCCCACCCTCGGCCAGCATACGAACGAGATCCTGTCGGAGCTGGGCTACTCTGACGAGCGCATCGTCGAGCTGCGCAAGGCGGAGGTGGTTTGA
- a CDS encoding LLM class flavin-dependent oxidoreductase, with amino-acid sequence MKFAHFSHIWRKPGMSPAARYAQLWRELELADGLGFDYAFAVEHHVDPRESLSPSPPLYVASAAAHTSRMRVGAMGWLVPLYDPLRVVEEVVALDNLTEGRLEVGLVSGALPQHFIPYKADFENRRERAIEAYELLRTACASPGDFSFSGPYHEYSHVALQMPAVQRPHPPIWFETRHPPTLEYLAREGIFTGYVHYVLREEMAPLYRDYLDTWRAAGHPVKPEINYWILVYVDETDDRAWEIAGPSWVQTYTEVAVVDKLIESRIRRGEITGAEMLKHFTDPPYMREHNIGLIGSPTTVAQKLRDYAREGTFNVLLGEFNFGFLTEEQVMRSIRLFADEVMPRVRDYEPF; translated from the coding sequence ATGAAATTCGCTCATTTTTCGCACATTTGGCGAAAGCCCGGGATGTCGCCGGCGGCTCGATACGCCCAGCTCTGGCGCGAGCTGGAGCTGGCGGACGGTCTCGGCTTTGACTATGCCTTTGCCGTCGAGCACCACGTCGATCCACGCGAGAGCCTCAGCCCATCTCCGCCCCTCTATGTCGCGAGCGCCGCTGCCCACACGTCGCGCATGCGCGTCGGAGCCATGGGATGGCTCGTGCCTCTGTACGACCCCCTTCGCGTCGTCGAGGAGGTGGTCGCGCTCGACAATCTCACCGAGGGGCGCCTCGAAGTCGGGCTCGTCTCGGGGGCCCTCCCGCAGCACTTCATCCCCTACAAAGCGGACTTCGAGAACCGTCGCGAGCGCGCCATCGAGGCGTATGAGCTATTAAGGACTGCCTGCGCGAGTCCCGGCGACTTCAGCTTCAGCGGCCCGTACCACGAGTACAGCCACGTGGCGCTCCAGATGCCCGCGGTGCAGCGTCCCCATCCGCCGATCTGGTTCGAAACGCGCCACCCGCCAACGCTCGAGTATCTCGCGCGTGAAGGGATCTTCACCGGCTACGTCCACTACGTGCTCCGCGAGGAGATGGCGCCGCTGTACCGCGACTATCTCGACACCTGGCGCGCAGCGGGCCATCCCGTCAAGCCCGAGATCAACTACTGGATCCTCGTGTACGTCGACGAAACCGATGACCGGGCGTGGGAGATCGCGGGGCCGAGCTGGGTGCAGACGTACACCGAGGTCGCCGTGGTGGACAAGCTCATCGAGTCGCGAATTCGGCGCGGCGAGATCACCGGAGCGGAGATGCTGAAGCATTTCACTGATCCGCCCTATATGCGCGAGCACAACATCGGGCTGATCGGCTCACCAACCACCGTCGCGCAAAAGCTTCGCGACTATGCGCGCGAAGGCACGTTCAACGTCCTGCTGGGCGAGTTCAATTTTGGCTTCCTCACCGAGGAGCAGGTGATGCGCTCGATCCGTTTGTTTGCAGACGAGGTCATGCCCCGCGTTCGGGACTACGAGCCGTTCTGA
- a CDS encoding GAF domain-containing protein, with the protein MRSDESRGSTRVQSVAHRSRRDLAAVLDLLPLALVDTSLDLDTHLRRLADRIRATLNADSVVILLEHADGGSLESRAYSFSQARIDMGIGDFLRPDWPLDSGVVGWVIQNRRAALVTDTMADDRVRRRRLGISESVIAAPLLVNGHAIGAIRVSALAAHRFVERDKQLVEALALATGIAVENARLSHEARGHLEQLEERYRAVQTLAEIGTLVLESFDSGAVAERILDRALALGPFDIGIMHLLRDNRLEPVAHRGLRNAEHAESYFRSDETGRRQAMFHVMASREPLVVEDVQTFDGMRVFKPEGVQSAIVVPIRAGAEVLGVMAVGSRSTRDLTPSTVQLLAAMGSQFGLAIQKSRLHLEMQQALSDLQQTEARHARLAAILEATPEMVAIADRNGRRLYLNAAGRRLLGIGEHDDVTGESWTTHRPPAAVEHLLSVAIPAAIRDGIWSGESTFLARDGREIPVSQLILAHKGPDGSVDFYSTIARDLTERRRIEAQLARAQRLETAGRIAGQVAHDFNNLLAPLVGYPELIKMRLPTDHPVVAFCDEMVAAATRIAEINDDLLTLGRRGYFQHRPMDLNRLVLEAVEQTSDRPDTLDLRLDLAADLLPIQGSGAQLTRLLSNLISNARDALRDVGSLTIRTQSVYLDQPIGRATQINVGEYVQLEVSDTGVGIPPESRDRIFDVFFTTKTTDKRRGSGLGLSVVQAVADDHHAYVDFESAVGKGTTFRVYFPVYRGSDALEAPNALTGGNESVLVVDDDAGQREVMHEMLRTLGYRVAVAECGQEAVRCAQEQCFDLVILDMVMPPGIDGAETYRQLCEIRPGQRAIIVSGYAESGRVGQAQALGAGKYVRKPVTVETLARAVREELDRERT; encoded by the coding sequence ATGCGTTCCGACGAATCGCGCGGCTCCACCAGAGTCCAGTCGGTGGCGCATCGCTCGCGCCGGGACCTCGCGGCCGTCCTCGACCTGCTTCCCCTTGCGCTCGTCGACACGAGCCTCGATCTGGATACCCACCTTCGGCGCCTCGCCGACCGGATCCGGGCGACTCTCAACGCTGACTCGGTGGTGATCTTGCTGGAGCATGCCGACGGGGGCTCCCTGGAATCGCGCGCGTACTCGTTCTCCCAGGCTCGCATCGATATGGGTATTGGCGATTTCCTGCGGCCGGACTGGCCGCTGGACAGCGGCGTCGTGGGGTGGGTGATTCAGAATCGACGGGCGGCCCTGGTGACCGACACGATGGCTGACGATCGAGTGCGCCGACGACGCTTGGGGATTTCGGAGTCCGTCATTGCCGCGCCCTTGCTTGTCAACGGCCACGCTATCGGCGCCATTCGGGTAAGCGCCCTCGCGGCGCATCGGTTTGTTGAGCGGGACAAGCAGCTCGTGGAGGCGCTGGCGCTTGCAACGGGAATCGCCGTGGAGAACGCGCGGCTGTCGCACGAGGCGCGCGGACACCTGGAGCAGTTGGAGGAGCGGTACCGGGCGGTTCAAACCCTGGCGGAGATCGGGACCCTCGTCCTCGAGTCCTTCGACTCGGGGGCGGTCGCCGAGCGGATCCTCGATCGCGCCCTTGCGCTTGGGCCCTTTGACATCGGAATCATGCACCTGCTCAGGGACAATCGCCTGGAGCCCGTCGCGCATCGCGGGCTGCGCAATGCCGAGCACGCCGAGTCATACTTTCGCAGCGACGAAACAGGCCGCCGTCAGGCGATGTTTCACGTCATGGCGAGCCGGGAGCCGCTGGTCGTGGAAGACGTCCAGACGTTCGACGGAATGCGCGTGTTCAAACCGGAAGGTGTGCAGTCGGCGATCGTTGTGCCGATTCGGGCGGGCGCTGAGGTCCTTGGCGTCATGGCTGTCGGGAGTCGCTCGACACGAGACCTCACGCCGAGCACTGTGCAGCTCCTCGCCGCGATGGGCAGTCAATTTGGGCTCGCCATCCAGAAGTCGCGGCTTCATCTGGAGATGCAGCAGGCTCTCAGCGACCTCCAGCAGACGGAAGCACGCCATGCCCGGCTTGCCGCGATCCTGGAAGCCACGCCGGAGATGGTCGCGATCGCCGACCGCAACGGACGTCGGCTCTACCTCAACGCCGCGGGGCGCCGCCTGCTCGGTATCGGGGAGCATGACGACGTCACGGGCGAATCGTGGACCACGCACCGCCCTCCGGCGGCGGTCGAGCACCTGCTGAGCGTCGCGATCCCGGCTGCCATTCGCGATGGCATTTGGTCCGGTGAGAGCACGTTCCTGGCGCGTGACGGTCGCGAGATACCGGTCTCCCAGCTCATCCTCGCTCACAAGGGCCCTGATGGGTCGGTGGACTTCTACTCCACCATCGCGCGCGATCTCACCGAGCGCCGGCGCATCGAGGCGCAGCTCGCTCGTGCCCAGCGGCTTGAGACGGCCGGCCGCATCGCCGGGCAGGTCGCGCACGATTTCAACAACCTCCTCGCCCCGCTCGTCGGATACCCCGAGCTGATCAAGATGCGGTTGCCGACCGATCACCCCGTGGTGGCGTTTTGCGACGAGATGGTCGCGGCCGCGACGCGCATAGCGGAGATCAACGATGATCTTCTGACCCTGGGGCGCCGCGGCTACTTCCAGCATCGACCAATGGACCTGAACAGGCTGGTGCTGGAGGCGGTCGAGCAGACGTCGGACCGTCCCGACACGCTCGATTTGCGACTCGATCTCGCCGCGGACCTCCTTCCGATCCAGGGGTCCGGCGCGCAGCTCACCCGGCTCCTCTCCAATCTCATCTCCAACGCTCGGGATGCGCTTCGCGACGTCGGGTCGCTTACCATCCGAACGCAGTCGGTCTATCTCGACCAGCCAATCGGACGGGCGACGCAGATCAACGTCGGGGAATACGTGCAGCTCGAAGTGTCCGACACCGGCGTTGGCATCCCGCCGGAGAGCCGCGACCGAATCTTCGACGTGTTCTTCACGACGAAGACGACCGACAAGCGACGCGGCTCGGGCCTCGGGCTCAGCGTCGTCCAGGCTGTGGCCGACGACCATCACGCGTACGTGGACTTCGAGAGCGCAGTCGGGAAGGGAACGACCTTTCGCGTCTACTTTCCGGTGTATCGCGGATCCGACGCGCTCGAGGCGCCCAATGCCCTGACCGGCGGCAATGAGTCGGTCCTGGTGGTCGACGACGATGCCGGCCAGCGCGAGGTTATGCACGAGATGCTCCGGACCCTTGGCTACCGAGTGGCGGTCGCGGAATGCGGGCAGGAGGCAGTACGCTGCGCTCAGGAGCAATGCTTCGACCTCGTCATCCTCGACATGGTCATGCCGCCCGGGATCGATGGAGCCGAGACGTATCGGCAGCTCTGTGAAATCCGACCCGGTCAGCGGGCCATCATCGTGTCCGGCTACGCCGAATCGGGCCGTGTCGGCCAGGCCCAGGCGCTCGGCGCCGGCAAGTACGTCCGGAAGCCGGTCACTGTGGAGACGCTGGCCCGAGCCGTCCGGGAAGAGCTGGACAGAGAGCGCACGTAG
- a CDS encoding protocatechuate 3,4-dioxygenase gives MAKIVLGIGSSHGPQLALPPTQWSRRAAADRQNPQLWFQGVTYSYPDLLELRGSKRFEAELDEEKAQRRFDACQRAIAHLADTLARTAPDVVVILGDDQHEAFGEDNMPAINVYWGETIDDAPAESEDWGQAYMYTTAPLGNPPRNRVSHPTDSALGLHLIEHLTGAGFDVAHSRYLAPEHHHGTIGHAFYYVYRRLMNNRVLRNVPILLNTYYWPNQVPVKRCYQLGSALRQAIDTWDSDARVAIVASGGLSHFVIEEDLDEQIIDALRRRDADQLTSIPDVRFNSGTSEIRNWIAMAGALAETDLEMSLVDYVPCYRTEAGTGCAMGFAEWQEKS, from the coding sequence ATGGCGAAGATCGTCCTGGGCATCGGAAGCTCCCATGGGCCGCAGCTCGCCCTTCCTCCCACTCAATGGTCTCGCCGCGCGGCGGCAGATCGGCAGAATCCCCAGCTCTGGTTCCAGGGCGTGACGTACTCGTATCCGGACCTGCTCGAGCTTCGCGGCTCGAAGCGGTTCGAAGCTGAGCTGGACGAAGAGAAAGCGCAGCGGCGGTTCGACGCGTGCCAGCGGGCGATCGCCCACCTGGCTGACACCCTCGCCCGCACGGCGCCGGACGTCGTCGTGATCCTCGGCGACGATCAACACGAGGCATTTGGCGAGGACAATATGCCGGCCATCAACGTGTACTGGGGGGAAACGATCGACGATGCCCCGGCCGAGAGCGAGGATTGGGGCCAGGCATACATGTACACCACGGCCCCCCTTGGCAATCCCCCAAGGAACCGGGTCTCGCACCCCACCGATTCGGCTCTCGGCCTCCATCTCATCGAGCATCTCACCGGTGCCGGCTTCGACGTCGCGCACTCCCGGTATCTCGCGCCGGAGCATCACCACGGCACCATCGGGCACGCCTTCTACTACGTCTACCGCCGACTCATGAACAACCGGGTGCTGCGCAACGTACCGATTCTGCTGAACACGTACTACTGGCCAAATCAGGTTCCCGTGAAGCGCTGTTATCAGCTGGGCTCAGCCCTTCGACAGGCGATCGACACGTGGGACTCCGACGCCCGCGTCGCGATCGTCGCATCCGGTGGCCTCAGCCACTTCGTCATCGAAGAGGATCTGGACGAGCAAATCATTGACGCGCTTCGACGCCGCGATGCGGACCAGCTCACGAGCATTCCGGACGTCCGGTTCAACTCCGGGACATCGGAGATCCGGAACTGGATCGCCATGGCCGGGGCGCTGGCCGAGACGGACCTGGAGATGAGCCTCGTCGACTACGTGCCCTGCTACAGGACCGAGGCGGGCACGGGCTGCGCCATGGGGTTCGCGGAGTGGCAGGAGAAGTCCTGA
- a CDS encoding NAD(P)-dependent oxidoreductase, which produces MILITGGMGFIGLHTARRFLDAGERVVITQYTTRREPDFIRDEIGKRVTVARVDVTSAHDMIDVVRRNKVTGIVHLAVPGLAALSAAEDYRVNMMGLINVLEAARVNDVPRVTFASSATVYGGLADGPFREDALLPVQSTNATETYKKAWEILALHYGARTGLEAVSARVGGIFGPLYHTLANAPSRICLAAARGKPADFSGSRTGAPYADDVGNFCYVKDCALGLFLIQTAKELPHRVYNISSGRRETFGDFVAAARQAAPDLEVELRPGPGPHTRPSGYLEITRAANEVGYAPQFTLEQSTADYIEWLRRNPL; this is translated from the coding sequence CGTCGTCATCACGCAGTACACGACGCGGCGAGAGCCTGACTTCATCAGGGACGAGATCGGGAAGCGCGTCACGGTGGCGCGTGTGGACGTCACCAGCGCCCACGACATGATCGACGTGGTGCGCCGAAACAAGGTGACCGGCATCGTGCATCTGGCAGTCCCCGGCCTCGCGGCCCTTTCCGCCGCCGAGGATTATCGCGTCAACATGATGGGGCTCATCAATGTCCTCGAGGCGGCGCGCGTCAACGACGTGCCCCGCGTGACGTTCGCAAGCTCGGCGACGGTGTACGGCGGGCTGGCCGATGGTCCGTTCCGGGAGGACGCGCTGCTCCCCGTCCAGTCGACGAATGCGACCGAGACGTACAAGAAGGCGTGGGAGATCCTCGCGCTCCACTACGGCGCGCGCACCGGGCTCGAAGCCGTGTCCGCGCGAGTCGGCGGGATCTTTGGGCCGCTGTACCACACGCTGGCGAATGCGCCCAGTCGCATTTGTCTGGCGGCGGCGCGCGGGAAGCCGGCCGACTTCAGCGGCAGCCGGACCGGCGCCCCCTATGCCGACGACGTGGGGAATTTTTGTTATGTCAAGGACTGCGCCCTGGGGCTCTTCCTTATCCAGACGGCCAAAGAGCTTCCCCACCGCGTCTACAACATCTCGTCCGGCCGGCGCGAGACCTTCGGCGATTTCGTCGCCGCGGCGCGGCAGGCGGCGCCAGATCTGGAGGTGGAGCTGCGCCCCGGTCCAGGCCCCCATACCCGGCCCAGCGGTTACCTCGAGATCACCCGGGCCGCGAACGAAGTCGGATATGCCCCGCAGTTCACCCTCGAGCAATCCACCGCCGACTACATCGAGTGGCTGCGGCGCAACCCCTTGTGA